The nucleotide sequence CGCGCAGAGGCTGGTTCACTGGTTCGATCACGGTGTCGTGATCACGCCTAGGATCGTGCGGGAGTCCATTCTCCGAGCAATTCGCTCCGGCTGGGTCCCTACAAGGTCAGGCCCGGACTTCGTGCGTCGCGCATGAAGCAACTGCAAGCGACAGGAGAGGAAGATGCGACCTTGGCGCTGGCTCTGTGCAGGCCTGCTCACGGCCTGGGTCACCGCTTCCGGCGGATGCGCGGCTGCTCGGCCCCCGCGGTCAGTCATACACCTCGCACCTGAGCTGCAATGCATTTCGTCCAAGCCGCTACAGGTTCTCGGCCAACCCACGGGTTTCCAGGAATGCGCGAACGGGCTCGTGCACCGCGCGGCGAAAGAGGATTGCCCTTCCCTGCTGCCGCGCAAGGAACCCGTCCAAGTGACGCTTGCACAAGCTTTACGGCGGCAGGTCCCGGAATTCCCTGAGGACAGAGTCGAGGTGATAGTCGATGAGTGCGCGCGCGACGCTGACTGCACCGCGCAGCCGCATGGGTACTGTGGAACGCCCATCTTCGACTTTGCGACCATGTGTGAATATGGCTGCGTCAAAGACTCGGATTGCGGCGAGGGCCAACTCTGTATGTGTGACGATCCAGTCGGCTATTGCGTTCTCGCGGAGTGCACCGTCGACGACGATTGCCCGGTCAATTCGACTTGCGCGCAGTACTGGCCAACGCCCGGCTGCCCGCCGAACGGATTCGCGTGTCAGTCTCCACGCGACGAGTGCGTGGTCCATAGTCAGTGCCCAGAATCGACCGACGAATCTATCGCTGTGAGCTTCAGCGTCCTGTGCGCTTTTGAAAATGGGCGGCGAGCTTGTTCCAAGGGGTGGTGCATGCACTGACGCCGCGCGGGCAAGTTCATGCGGCTGCCCAGTGGTCGCGGTCCGGGACGAGAGGCCTATACGGTGGGCGATGGGTTGGCGGTTCAGCGTTGGCGGTTGGTGGGTGATCGCTGACGCAAGTGTGCTTTGACGCTTTCGCAACGCCGGCGGGCTGGAACTCAGCCAGCGCGTGGCCCTAGAGGGCGGGTCTTGGATGGGGCCCGCCTCGCGGGGTTCGGCGCAGCGGATGGACCGGCACTGATCTCACACGCCGCCGTCCCACGCGAGGGGCGCAGCGGATCGCGGTGATGTGCTGGCGCGCGGCGACGCGGTCGCGCAAGCAAGGACCATGCGCGGGTTCCGCGCCGGCGCGGGAAAGAGTTGATCAATGTGGCACGCTGGCGCGCAGGCGCGGATCGCGGCAACGCGGTCGCGCGGATCGCGCGGATCGCGCGGATCGCGCAAGCAAGGACCATGCGCGGGTTCCGCGCCAGCGCGGCAAACTTCCGATGCGCATGTGCGGCGGCGTGCCGACGTGGGCTCCCCCGCCCTCCCCCGCCCTCTCCCGCCCTCTCCCGCCCTCCCCGAGGAACCTATCCCCGGAGAATGCTCACCACGGTGATCACTTGGCGAACATGTTCGAGCAACCCCCACAAATGATCACGAATCTGAGCAATCCGTCGCGATGAGTTGCCGCGCTCTCTCGCCGCGACCCGGGTTGAAACGACCCAGGTTGAAACGACCCGGGTTGAAACGACCCAGGTTGAAACGACCCAGGTTGAAACGACCCGGGTTGAAACGACCCAGGTTGAAACGACCCAGGTTGAAACGACCCGGGTTGCCACCTTGCGCATGAAGGGTTGAGACACGCGCGCTCGTTGCGAGCCGACGCTGCGACGAGGCTCGAAGGTACAGGCGCGCGTGCGCAATGGCGTGCAGGGCCGAGCGCAGCTGGCGATGCTCCTTGGGCTGCCTCGCCCTCCCCGAGGAATCTATCCCCGGAAAATGCTCACCACGGTGATCCCTTGTCGAACATGTTCGAGTATCCCCCACAAATGATCACGAATCGGAGCAATCCGTCGCGATAGGTTTCCGCGCTCTCTAGCGGCTGCGCGCCTGGTGACATTCCCGTGACATGGCGGGGGCATGCTCTGGAGCGTGCTGCAGCGCTCGAGGATAGAGGCTCGCGATTGGCTGGTGTTCGGCGTGGCGATCTTGCTGCCGTTGGCCTTGGCCGCGGTGGTCGGATACCGCGCGCTGGACAACGAGGCCGCCGCGCGGCAGCGCGAAACCGAAGTGGAGCTCGCGGATGCGGCGCGCCGCCTCGCGACTCAGGTGCATGCCGACATCGCGTCGGCGGAGAAGCGACTGACCAACGCGCAGATCCCCGCGGTGGCAGAGAAGCGTCTGACCAACGCGCAGATCCCCGCGTCGGCGGAGAAGCGACTGACCAACGCGCAGATCCCCGCGTCGGCGGAGCCGCCAACGAACGCGCAGGGCCCTGCCGCTGCGGAGAAGCGCCTGACCAACGCGCAGATCGGCGTCGACGCCAAGGCAGCCGCGCGAAGGGTGGAGCAAGTCATGCCTCGCTTCGCCGTTGCGGTGGTCCTGGCGAATGACGGCGAGCTGCGCGTGCCTGAAGCGGTGCGCGCTCCTGAATCGATGGCGAGCAAGGACACCGAGTGCGATCGAGACGCGCTGAGGATCGCCCAGCGGATGGAGGACCGCGAACGCGCGAAGCTGGCGCAGCACCTGGTCGATGACTGCCCGGATGCGCGCTCGGAAAGCGGACGACTCTTGTTCCCGATCCTGGCGCTGGACGGCGCGACCAAGGTAGCGGCGCAGAAGCTGCTCGCGTGGCTGGAGGCGCGGGCGCAAAGCCTGAGCGGCCTGGAGCGGGATGCGCTGCGGGACGCGATCTCCCGCACGAACAAGCTCGACGCGGGCAGCAAGGAACGCGCCCTGGGCCTGCTCGCGCGCCCGCCCTCGCGCCGCGGCGACGTGGCGCAATGGCTCACGGCACCCGAAGCCAAGCGTGCGGTGGCGCTCTTGGCCGGTGAGACGAGTGTGGTGCGCTTCGAGGACGACGGCGTCATCGGTGTTTTCCGCCGCCTCGACTCAGGGCTGATCGCGGGCTTCTTGGTGACCCAAGACTCGCTCAGTCGAGGGAGTTCAGGCTTCGAGTTGCCCGCGGAACTCAGCTTGGCGACGGACGCAAACGGCGCTCACTCTGCCGCCGACATCGGCAAAGGCCTTCGCATGATCATTGGCCTCAAGGATCCGCGCTACGTGGAGCGGCTCACGGCGCAGAGTCGTCGCTGGCTCGCGGCGTCAGGGGTGGCGATGGCAGTGCTGGCGCTGGCGTTCGGAGCACTGGCCTTCGCGCGCATGCGGGAAACCCGGCGCCTCGGCGAGCTGCGCACGGACTTCGTGTCGGCGGTGAGTCACGAGCTGCGCACGCCTATCGCCTCGCTTCGCATGTTGGCGGAGTTGCTCGAACAAGACCGCGTGGAGGAAGGCGAACGTGCGGAAGTGCACGCGGCGCTCGTGGAGGAAGCGCGGCGTCTGGGCGACACCATCGATCGCTTGCTGAGCTTCAGCCGCATGACGGCGGGACGAGCCGTGCTCTCTCGTCGCGAGACCGTGATGGCCGATCCGGTGCTCGCGTCGCTGCAGGCCTTCGAACTCAGCCATCCCGGGGTCGACGTGAAGCGCACTGTCGACTCGGAACTCCGGGCCAACGTGGATCCCGATCAAGTGCGCTTGGCCTTGGACAACCTGTTGGAGAACGCCTTCAAGTACGCCCCGGCGGGTCAGCCCTACGAGGTCGTCCTGGCGGCACGCGGCGACGAGGTCGTGATCTCCGTCGAGGATCATGGGCCGGGAATCGCAGCCCGAGATCAGAAGCGGATCTTCGAACCCTTCGAACGCGCGGACGATCGGCTGAGCCGCGCCACGGAAGGAAGCGGCATCGGCCTCGGTCTAGTGCGCCACGTAGCCAAAGTTCACGGAGGACGCGCCTGGGTCGAGAGCGAGCCGGGGCGGGGCGCGCGATTCCTGATCGCTTTACCGAGAGGTGTGGCATGAACCAGCAAGTGGGTGTGCAGGAAACCGTGCTCGTCGTCGAAGACGACAAGAGCTTGCGCCTCGGGTTGGAGAAGACGCTGCGGTCCCAGGGCTACCGCGTGCGCGTTGCAGGCACCGGGCGCGAAGGTCTGGAAGCCGCCCTGGCCGAGCGCCCGGATCTCGTGCTCTTGGATCTGATGCTCCCGGAGATGAACGGGTTCGAGGTGCTGCAAGAACTCCGCGCTCGCGACTCGGAACTGCCCATCGTGATCCTGACGGCCAAGGGCAGCGAAGAGGACAAGGTGCGCGGCCTCAAGCTCGGCGCCGATG is from Polyangiaceae bacterium and encodes:
- a CDS encoding HAMP domain-containing sensor histidine kinase, with the translated sequence MLWSVLQRSRIEARDWLVFGVAILLPLALAAVVGYRALDNEAAARQRETEVELADAARRLATQVHADIASAEKRLTNAQIPAVAEKRLTNAQIPASAEKRLTNAQIPASAEPPTNAQGPAAAEKRLTNAQIGVDAKAAARRVEQVMPRFAVAVVLANDGELRVPEAVRAPESMASKDTECDRDALRIAQRMEDRERAKLAQHLVDDCPDARSESGRLLFPILALDGATKVAAQKLLAWLEARAQSLSGLERDALRDAISRTNKLDAGSKERALGLLARPPSRRGDVAQWLTAPEAKRAVALLAGETSVVRFEDDGVIGVFRRLDSGLIAGFLVTQDSLSRGSSGFELPAELSLATDANGAHSAADIGKGLRMIIGLKDPRYVERLTAQSRRWLAASGVAMAVLALAFGALAFARMRETRRLGELRTDFVSAVSHELRTPIASLRMLAELLEQDRVEEGERAEVHAALVEEARRLGDTIDRLLSFSRMTAGRAVLSRRETVMADPVLASLQAFELSHPGVDVKRTVDSELRANVDPDQVRLALDNLLENAFKYAPAGQPYEVVLAARGDEVVISVEDHGPGIAARDQKRIFEPFERADDRLSRATEGSGIGLGLVRHVAKVHGGRAWVESEPGRGARFLIALPRGVA